One part of the Phragmites australis chromosome 3, lpPhrAust1.1, whole genome shotgun sequence genome encodes these proteins:
- the LOC133913819 gene encoding ADP-ribosylation factor 1-like: MGLALGRLLGVSLSRLFARKEARILMLGLDAAGKTTILYKLKMGEVVATVATIGFNVETVAYNNISFTVWDVGGQGSLRPLWKYYFHGTQGLIFVVDSSDRERILQAKDELNMLLNEEELRHAALLVFANKQDLPNAMSAAEMVEKLGLQSIRHRRWYIQGGCATSGEGLCEGLDWLSTNIATEA; encoded by the exons ATGGGCTTGGCGTTGGGGCGGCTGCTGGGCGTGAGCCTGAGCCGTCTGTTCGCGAGGAAGGAGGCGCGGATCTTGATGCTGGGTCTGGACGCCGCAGGCAAGACCACCATCCTCTATAAGCTCAAGATGGGCGAGGTCGTCGCCACCGTCGCAACCATCG GGTTCAATGTTGAGACAGTTGCGTATAACAACATCAGCTTCACCGTTTGGGACGTCGGTGGCCAAGGATCG CTCCGGCCATTGTGGAAGTACTACTTCCATGGCACCCAGGGCCTGATCTTCGTCGTCGACAGCAGCGATAGGGAGCGCATTCTTCAGGCCAAGGATGAGCTGAACATGTTGCTGAACGAG GAGGAGCTTAGACATGCCGCGCTGCTTGTGTTTGCAAACAAGCAGGACCTTCCGAATGCTATGAGTGCAGCAGAGATGGTAGAAAAGCTTGGTCTTCAGTCCATTCGCCACCGTAGATG GTACATTCAGGGTGGATGTGCAACCTCAGGTGAAGGCCTCTGCGAAGGGCTGGATTGGCTCTCCACCAACATTGCAACCGAG GCCTAA